Proteins from a single region of Pseudomonas fulva:
- a CDS encoding TonB-dependent siderophore receptor: MNTGHGVWALNRLALAMLLAGGSVALAQEPVDRAVELEETRVMATAQEELKQAPGVSLISAEDIRKAPPANDLADIIRKQPGVNLTGNSGSGARGNNRQIDIRGMGPENTLILVDGKPISSRNAVRYGWRGDRDTRGDTNWVPAEQVERIEVLRGPAAARYGSGAAGGVINIITKKADLEHHGNLSLYANAPQHSEEGATRRFNFGLSGPLAENLSYRLYGNLNKTDADDEDINSGHTIDPTARSTAGREGVRNKDINSLLSWRLNDEQSLDLEAGFSRQGNIYAGDSMNNSASATLAGFRSPWLGRATNVVYRENYAITHHGDWAFGTTLNYLQYEKTRNRRLQEGLAGGPEGNINGSLFGTIELQSTTAHSEVNLPLSGALEQVLTLGAEWSEQRMDDPFSNTQTTSEAGSVPGISGSSRPTDSSARIASVFIEDNIELRPGTTLTPGLRFDRHSVVGGNWSPSLNLSHELSDELVVKAGIARAYKAPNLFQLNPNYLLYSRGQGCWGAGGSCYLQGNDGLDAETSINKELGIEFKRDGWVAGITWFRNDYRNKIEAGRTAVGSATGGSNAGYANADIFRWENVPRAVVEGLEGTLKVPLSPALDWSTNFTYMLQSTNKQTGEPLSIIPEFTVNSTLDWQVSEPLALQATVTWYGRQTPGKYDYQGNLLSGEARREVSPYALAGLSGTYRLGDGWSVGAGVNNLFDKRLYREGNAVQAGAYTYNEPGRTFYTSLSYDF; the protein is encoded by the coding sequence ATGAATACAGGTCACGGGGTTTGGGCACTCAATCGGCTGGCACTGGCGATGCTGCTGGCGGGCGGATCGGTCGCGCTGGCTCAGGAACCGGTCGATCGGGCCGTCGAGCTGGAGGAGACCCGGGTCATGGCCACGGCCCAGGAAGAGCTCAAGCAGGCGCCGGGCGTTTCGCTGATCAGTGCCGAGGACATCCGCAAGGCGCCGCCGGCCAACGACCTGGCCGATATCATCCGCAAGCAGCCCGGCGTCAACCTGACCGGCAACAGCGGCTCCGGTGCGCGTGGCAACAACCGGCAGATCGATATCCGCGGCATGGGGCCGGAGAACACCCTGATCCTGGTCGACGGCAAACCGATCAGTTCGCGCAATGCGGTGCGCTATGGCTGGCGCGGTGACCGTGACACCCGCGGCGACACCAACTGGGTGCCGGCCGAGCAGGTCGAGCGCATCGAGGTGCTGCGCGGCCCGGCCGCGGCGCGCTATGGCAGCGGCGCGGCAGGCGGGGTGATCAACATCATCACCAAAAAGGCCGATCTGGAGCACCATGGCAACCTCAGCCTGTACGCCAACGCGCCGCAGCACAGCGAGGAGGGCGCCACGCGGCGCTTCAACTTCGGCCTCAGCGGGCCGCTGGCGGAGAACCTGTCGTACCGCCTGTATGGCAACCTGAACAAGACCGATGCCGACGACGAGGACATCAACAGCGGCCATACCATCGACCCGACCGCGCGTTCCACGGCGGGCCGCGAAGGCGTGCGCAACAAGGACATCAACAGCCTCTTGTCCTGGCGCCTGAACGACGAGCAGAGCCTCGATCTCGAGGCCGGTTTCAGCCGCCAGGGCAACATCTACGCCGGCGACAGCATGAACAACAGCGCCTCGGCGACGCTCGCCGGCTTCCGTTCGCCCTGGTTGGGCCGGGCAACCAACGTGGTCTACCGCGAGAACTACGCCATCACCCACCACGGTGACTGGGCGTTCGGCACCACCCTGAACTACCTGCAGTACGAGAAGACCCGCAACCGCCGCTTGCAGGAAGGCCTGGCCGGTGGGCCGGAAGGCAACATCAATGGCAGCCTGTTCGGCACCATCGAGCTGCAGAGCACCACCGCCCACAGCGAGGTCAACCTGCCGCTTTCCGGTGCGCTGGAGCAGGTGCTGACGCTCGGCGCGGAGTGGAGCGAGCAACGCATGGATGACCCGTTCTCCAACACCCAGACCACCAGCGAGGCGGGCTCGGTACCGGGCATCAGTGGCAGTTCGCGGCCCACCGATTCGTCGGCGCGCATCGCCTCGGTGTTCATCGAGGACAACATCGAACTGCGGCCGGGCACCACCCTGACGCCAGGCCTGCGTTTCGACCGGCACAGCGTGGTGGGCGGCAACTGGAGCCCGTCGCTCAACCTGTCCCACGAGCTTAGCGACGAACTGGTGGTCAAGGCCGGTATCGCCCGCGCCTACAAGGCACCCAACCTGTTCCAGCTCAACCCCAATTACCTGCTCTACAGCCGTGGGCAGGGCTGTTGGGGCGCCGGCGGCAGCTGCTACCTGCAGGGCAACGACGGCCTGGACGCCGAAACCAGCATCAACAAGGAACTGGGCATCGAGTTCAAGCGTGACGGCTGGGTGGCCGGCATCACCTGGTTCCGCAACGACTACCGCAACAAGATCGAGGCCGGCAGAACGGCGGTCGGCAGCGCCACCGGTGGCAGCAATGCCGGCTACGCCAACGCCGACATCTTCCGCTGGGAGAACGTGCCCCGGGCGGTCGTCGAGGGCCTGGAAGGCACCCTCAAGGTGCCGCTCAGCCCGGCGCTGGACTGGAGCACCAACTTCACCTACATGCTGCAGTCGACCAACAAGCAAACCGGCGAACCGCTGTCGATCATTCCCGAGTTCACCGTCAACTCGACGCTCGACTGGCAGGTCAGCGAGCCCCTGGCCCTGCAGGCGACGGTGACCTGGTACGGCCGGCAGACCCCCGGCAAGTACGACTACCAGGGCAACCTGCTGAGCGGCGAGGCGCGCCGGGAGGTATCACCCTATGCCCTGGCCGGACTGAGCGGCACTTATCGGCTGGGCGACGGCTGGAGCGTCGGGGCGGGTGTCAACAATCTCTTCGACAAGCGCCTGTACCGCGAAGGCAATGCCGTGCAGGCCGGCGCCTACACCTACAACGAGCCGGGGCGCACCTTCTACACCAGCCTGAGCTACGACTTCTGA
- a CDS encoding DUF2218 domain-containing protein — MIRFQGAVATASATLYMTKLCKHFRHKIAVEFDERQARADFPFGLCWMYADAQGLRFACEAPDEGAAARIRAVLDDHLPRFARQEGLIIAWQPSGT; from the coding sequence ATGATCCGTTTCCAAGGCGCCGTGGCCACCGCGTCGGCCACGCTGTACATGACCAAGCTGTGCAAACATTTTCGCCACAAGATCGCTGTCGAGTTCGATGAGCGGCAGGCGAGAGCCGATTTTCCGTTCGGGCTGTGCTGGATGTACGCCGATGCGCAGGGGCTGCGTTTCGCCTGCGAGGCGCCGGATGAAGGCGCTGCGGCGCGCATCCGCGCGGTGCTCGACGATCACCTGCCGCGGTTCGCCCGCCAGGAAGGCCTGATTATCGCGTGGCAGCCCTCGGGCACCTGA
- the ppx gene encoding exopolyphosphatase, producing the protein MPQTHSESFPLVAAIDLGSNSFHMVLAKADHGEIRILERLGDKVQLAAGIDEHRQLSEEAMQRGLDCLSRFAQLTNSLPQGAVRIVGTNALREARNRAEFIRRAEALLGHQVEVISGREEARLIYLGVSHSIADTPGKRLVADIGGGSTEFIIGQRFEPLLRESLQMGCVSYTQRYFKDGKITPARYAQAYTAARLEIMGIEHGLTRLGWQDAVGASGTIKAIGLAIQSAGLSNNGEVTAEGLAWLKRKVFKCGDVERLDLDGLKPDRRPIFPAGLAILEAIFDACELNRMSHSEGALREGVLYDLLGRHQHEDVRERTLSAFMERYHVDQEQAARVEAKALSALDKVAKDWELTDDWHRELLSWAAKVHEVGLDIAHYQYHKHGAYLIEHSDLAGFSRQDQQMLALLVRGHRRNIPREKLTEFGAEGVKLVRLCVLLRFAILFHHIRGSQNMPTVRLKVGPSSLAIEFPQGWLAANPLTQADFESEAEWLKRIDMTLTVS; encoded by the coding sequence ATGCCGCAAACCCATTCCGAGTCCTTTCCCCTGGTCGCCGCCATCGACCTGGGCTCCAACAGCTTTCACATGGTGCTGGCCAAGGCCGACCATGGCGAGATCCGTATTCTTGAACGGCTCGGTGACAAGGTACAGCTGGCGGCGGGCATCGACGAACACCGCCAGCTCAGCGAAGAGGCCATGCAACGCGGCCTCGACTGCCTGAGCCGCTTCGCCCAACTGACCAACAGCCTGCCCCAGGGCGCGGTGCGCATCGTCGGCACCAACGCCCTGCGCGAGGCGCGCAACCGCGCCGAATTCATCCGCCGGGCCGAGGCGCTGCTGGGCCATCAGGTGGAAGTGATCTCGGGGCGCGAGGAAGCGCGCCTCATCTATCTGGGCGTGTCCCATTCGATCGCCGATACCCCGGGCAAGCGCCTGGTCGCCGATATCGGCGGCGGCAGTACCGAATTCATCATCGGCCAGCGCTTCGAGCCGTTGCTGCGCGAAAGCCTGCAGATGGGCTGCGTCAGCTACACCCAGCGCTATTTCAAGGATGGCAAGATCACCCCGGCTCGCTATGCCCAGGCCTATACGGCGGCGCGCCTGGAGATCATGGGCATCGAGCACGGCCTGACCCGCCTCGGCTGGCAGGATGCGGTGGGCGCCTCGGGTACCATCAAGGCCATCGGCCTGGCGATCCAGTCCGCGGGGCTGAGCAACAACGGCGAAGTCACCGCCGAAGGCCTGGCCTGGCTCAAGCGCAAGGTGTTCAAGTGCGGCGATGTCGAGCGCCTTGACCTCGACGGTCTGAAACCCGACCGCCGACCGATCTTCCCGGCCGGTCTGGCCATCCTCGAAGCCATCTTCGACGCCTGCGAGCTGAACCGCATGAGCCACTCCGAAGGCGCGCTGCGCGAGGGCGTGCTCTACGACCTGCTCGGCCGTCATCAGCATGAGGACGTGCGCGAGCGCACCCTGTCGGCATTCATGGAGCGCTACCACGTCGACCAGGAACAGGCGGCGCGGGTGGAAGCCAAGGCGCTGTCGGCGCTGGACAAGGTCGCCAAGGATTGGGAGCTGACCGACGACTGGCACCGCGAACTGCTCAGCTGGGCTGCCAAGGTGCACGAAGTCGGCCTGGACATCGCCCACTACCAGTACCACAAGCACGGCGCCTACCTGATCGAGCACTCCGACCTGGCCGGCTTCTCGCGCCAGGATCAGCAGATGCTCGCCCTGCTGGTGCGTGGCCACCGCCGCAACATCCCCCGGGAAAAGCTCACCGAGTTCGGTGCCGAGGGGGTCAAGCTGGTGCGCCTGTGCGTACTGCTGCGCTTCGCCATCCTGTTCCACCACATTCGTGGCAGCCAGAACATGCCCACGGTGCGCCTGAAGGTCGGCCCGTCCAGCCTGGCCATCGAATTTCCCCAGGGCTGGCTGGCCGCCAACCCGCTGACCCAGGCGGATTTCGAAAGCGAAGCCGAGTGGCTCAAGCGCATCGACATGACCCTGACCGTCAGCTGA
- the trxA gene encoding thioredoxin TrxA — MSEFITNVSDASFDQDVIQADGPVLVDYWAEWCGPCKMIAPVLDEISKEYQGKLKVCKLNIDENQDTPPKYGVRGIPTLMLFKNGSVEATKVGALSKSQLAAFIDANL; from the coding sequence ATGAGTGAATTCATCACCAATGTAAGCGATGCCAGCTTCGACCAGGACGTCATCCAGGCAGACGGGCCGGTACTGGTCGACTACTGGGCCGAGTGGTGCGGCCCGTGCAAGATGATCGCTCCGGTGCTGGACGAGATCTCCAAGGAGTACCAGGGCAAGCTGAAGGTCTGCAAACTGAACATCGACGAAAACCAGGACACGCCACCCAAGTATGGCGTGCGTGGCATCCCGACCCTGATGCTGTTCAAGAACGGCAGCGTCGAAGCCACCAAGGTCGGCGCCCTGTCCAAGTCGCAGCTGGCCGCCTTCATCGACGCCAACCTGTAA
- the rho gene encoding transcription termination factor Rho, which translates to MNLTELKQKPITELLEMAEQMGIENMARSRKQDVIFSLLKKHAKGGEEISGDGVLEILQDGFGFLRSADASYLAGPDDIYVSPSQIRRFNLRTGDTIVGKIRPPKEGERYFALLKVDSINFDRPENAKNKILFENLTPLFPNQRLTMEAGNGSTEDITGRVIDLCAPIGKGQRGLIVAPPKAGKTIMLQNIASNITRNNPECHLIVLLIDERPEEVTEMQRTVRGEVVASTFDEPPTRHVQVAEMVIEKAKRLVEHKKDVVILLDSITRLARAYNTVIPSSGKVLTGGVDAHALEKPKRFFGAARNIEEGGSLTIIATALVETGSKMDEVIYEEFKGTGNMELPLDRRIAEKRVFPAININRAGTRREELLTAEDELQRMWILRKLLHPMDEIAAIEFLIDKLKATKTNDEFFMSMKRK; encoded by the coding sequence ATGAATCTGACTGAACTCAAGCAAAAGCCGATTACCGAACTGCTGGAAATGGCCGAGCAGATGGGCATCGAGAACATGGCCCGCTCGCGCAAGCAGGACGTGATCTTCTCGCTGTTGAAGAAACACGCCAAAGGCGGTGAAGAAATTTCCGGTGACGGCGTGCTGGAGATCCTCCAGGACGGCTTCGGCTTCTTGCGCAGCGCAGACGCTTCCTATCTCGCCGGCCCCGATGACATCTACGTCTCGCCGAGCCAGATCCGCCGCTTCAACCTGCGTACCGGTGACACCATCGTCGGCAAGATCCGCCCGCCGAAAGAAGGCGAGCGTTACTTCGCCCTGCTCAAGGTCGACAGCATCAACTTCGACCGCCCGGAAAACGCCAAGAACAAGATCCTGTTCGAGAACCTGACGCCGCTGTTCCCGAACCAGCGCCTGACCATGGAAGCCGGCAATGGCTCCACCGAGGACATCACCGGCCGCGTGATCGACCTCTGCGCGCCGATTGGCAAGGGCCAGCGCGGCCTGATCGTCGCCCCGCCGAAAGCGGGCAAGACCATCATGCTGCAGAACATCGCCTCGAACATCACCCGTAACAACCCCGAATGCCACCTGATCGTTCTGCTGATCGACGAGCGTCCGGAAGAAGTGACCGAGATGCAGCGCACCGTGCGCGGCGAAGTGGTCGCTTCCACCTTCGACGAGCCGCCGACCCGCCACGTGCAGGTGGCCGAGATGGTCATCGAGAAGGCCAAGCGCCTGGTCGAGCACAAGAAGGATGTGGTCATCCTGCTCGACTCCATCACCCGTCTGGCCCGTGCCTACAACACCGTGATCCCAAGCTCCGGCAAGGTGCTGACCGGTGGTGTCGACGCCCACGCCCTGGAGAAGCCGAAACGTTTCTTCGGCGCCGCGCGTAACATCGAGGAAGGCGGCTCGCTGACCATCATCGCCACCGCGCTGGTGGAAACCGGCTCGAAGATGGACGAAGTGATCTACGAAGAATTCAAGGGTACCGGCAACATGGAGCTGCCCCTGGATCGCCGTATCGCCGAGAAGCGCGTATTCCCGGCCATCAACATCAACCGCGCCGGTACCCGCCGCGAAGAGCTGCTGACCGCCGAAGACGAACTGCAGCGCATGTGGATCCTGCGCAAGCTGCTGCACCCGATGGACGAAATCGCCGCCATCGAGTTCCTGATCGACAAGCTCAAGGCGACCAAAACTAACGACGAGTTCTTCATGTCCATGAAGCGCAAGTAA
- the ubiD gene encoding 4-hydroxy-3-polyprenylbenzoate decarboxylase: MQYRDLRDFIRGLEARGELKRIKAPVSPILEMTEVCDRTLRKGGPALLFENPTGHSVPVLGNLFGTPKRVALGMGAEDVSELREIGKLLAFLKEPEPPKGLKDAWSKLPIFKKVISMAPKVLKDAPCHEVVEEGDDVDLAKLPIQHCWPGDVAPLITWGLTITKGPNKERQNLGIYRQQVIGRNKVIMRWLSHRGGALDYREWCQKHPGKPYPVCVALGADPATILGAVTPVPDTLSEYAFAGLLRGHRTELVKAIGSDLQVPASAEIVLEGVIHPGETAPEGPYGDHTGYYNEVDTFPVFTVERITRRRDPIYHSTYTGRPPDEPAILGVALNEVFVPILQKQFPEITDFYLPPEGCSYRMAVVTMKKQYPGHAKRVMLGVWSFLRQFMYTKFVIVTDDDIDARDWNDVIWAITTRMDPKRDTVMIENTPIDYLDFASPISGLGSKMGLDATHKWPGETNREWGRAIVKDEAVTRRVDEMWSELGID, encoded by the coding sequence ATGCAGTATCGCGATCTGCGCGACTTTATCCGCGGCCTGGAAGCGCGCGGCGAGCTCAAGCGCATCAAGGCGCCGGTATCGCCGATCCTGGAAATGACCGAAGTGTGCGACCGTACCCTGCGCAAGGGCGGCCCGGCACTGCTGTTCGAGAACCCCACCGGCCACAGCGTTCCGGTGCTCGGCAACCTGTTCGGCACACCCAAGCGCGTGGCGCTGGGCATGGGCGCCGAGGACGTTTCCGAGCTGCGCGAAATCGGCAAGCTGCTGGCCTTTCTCAAGGAGCCCGAGCCGCCGAAGGGCCTCAAGGATGCCTGGAGCAAGCTGCCGATCTTCAAGAAGGTCATCAGCATGGCGCCCAAGGTGCTCAAGGATGCGCCGTGCCACGAAGTGGTCGAGGAGGGCGACGACGTCGACCTGGCCAAGCTGCCGATCCAGCATTGCTGGCCCGGCGACGTGGCGCCGCTGATCACCTGGGGCCTGACCATCACCAAGGGGCCGAACAAGGAACGCCAGAACCTCGGCATCTACCGCCAGCAGGTGATCGGCCGCAACAAGGTGATCATGCGCTGGCTCAGCCACCGCGGCGGCGCGCTGGATTATCGCGAGTGGTGCCAGAAGCATCCGGGCAAACCCTATCCGGTGTGCGTGGCCCTGGGCGCGGACCCGGCGACCATCCTCGGTGCCGTGACGCCGGTGCCCGACACGCTCTCCGAATACGCCTTCGCGGGTCTGTTGCGTGGCCATCGCACCGAACTGGTCAAGGCCATCGGCAGCGATCTGCAGGTGCCTGCCAGTGCCGAGATCGTTCTCGAGGGCGTGATCCATCCGGGCGAGACCGCGCCGGAAGGCCCCTATGGCGACCACACCGGTTACTACAACGAGGTCGACACCTTCCCGGTGTTCACGGTCGAGCGCATCACCCGGCGCCGCGACCCGATCTATCACAGCACCTACACCGGCCGGCCGCCAGATGAGCCGGCGATTCTCGGCGTGGCGCTGAACGAGGTGTTCGTGCCGATCCTGCAGAAGCAGTTCCCGGAGATCACCGACTTCTACCTGCCGCCGGAAGGCTGTTCCTACCGCATGGCGGTGGTGACCATGAAGAAGCAATACCCAGGGCACGCCAAACGCGTGATGCTCGGCGTGTGGTCGTTCCTGCGCCAGTTCATGTACACCAAGTTCGTGATCGTTACCGACGACGACATCGATGCCCGCGACTGGAACGACGTGATCTGGGCCATCACCACGCGCATGGATCCCAAGCGCGACACGGTGATGATCGAGAACACGCCGATCGACTACCTGGATTTCGCCTCACCGATCTCCGGCCTGGGTTCGAAGATGGGCCTGGATGCCACTCACAAGTGGCCGGGAGAAACCAATCGTGAGTGGGGCCGCGCCATCGTCAAGGACGAGGCGGTCACCAGGCGGGTCGATGAAATGTGGAGCGAGTTGGGAATCGATTGA
- a CDS encoding CDP-6-deoxy-delta-3,4-glucoseen reductase, with protein MKVTLQPSGAVLDVDAGEAILDAARRLGYSCPQSCRNGNCHVCAALLVEGRVRQNGAELDHGELYTCIAEPLEDCVLHWDGVLLPGELPVRSLGCQVVDCIEAGGDVWRVLLRAPAGKPPRYHAGQYLLIERQDGEKSAFSLASAPQQGRDLELHILGRETSALNLLQQLREQGTARVQLPFGDAHLAELPDGPLVLIAAGTGMAQMHSLIEECRSRGFQHPVHLYWGARRPEDFYQLPHWDEWQALPNLSLHRVVSDQCGWQGRCGLLHEAVREDFADLRALHVYASGSPSMVYATLDALVESGMDAHQMRADVFAYAPRG; from the coding sequence ATGAAGGTCACCCTGCAACCCTCCGGCGCGGTGCTCGATGTCGACGCCGGTGAAGCCATCCTCGATGCCGCGCGGCGTTTGGGCTACAGCTGCCCGCAAAGCTGTCGCAACGGCAACTGCCATGTCTGCGCTGCGCTGCTGGTGGAGGGCCGCGTGCGCCAGAACGGCGCCGAGCTGGATCATGGCGAGCTGTACACCTGTATCGCCGAGCCGCTGGAAGACTGCGTGCTGCATTGGGACGGCGTACTGCTGCCCGGCGAATTGCCGGTGCGCAGCCTGGGTTGCCAGGTGGTGGATTGCATCGAGGCCGGTGGCGACGTGTGGCGCGTGCTGCTGCGGGCGCCGGCCGGCAAACCGCCGCGCTACCACGCCGGCCAGTACCTGTTGATCGAGCGTCAGGATGGCGAGAAGTCGGCCTTTTCCCTGGCCTCGGCGCCGCAGCAGGGCCGTGATCTGGAGCTGCACATCCTCGGCCGCGAAACGAGTGCCCTGAACCTGCTGCAGCAGTTGCGCGAGCAGGGCACGGCGCGGGTGCAGCTGCCGTTCGGCGATGCCCACCTGGCCGAATTGCCGGACGGGCCCTTGGTGCTGATCGCCGCGGGCACCGGCATGGCGCAGATGCACAGCCTGATCGAGGAATGCCGCTCGCGGGGTTTCCAGCACCCGGTGCATCTGTATTGGGGGGCGCGGCGTCCCGAAGACTTCTACCAACTGCCCCATTGGGACGAGTGGCAGGCACTGCCCAACCTGTCTCTGCATCGGGTGGTCAGCGACCAGTGCGGTTGGCAGGGCCGCTGCGGCCTGTTGCACGAGGCCGTTCGAGAAGACTTCGCCGATCTGCGTGCGCTGCACGTCTATGCCAGCGGTTCGCCGAGCATGGTCTACGCCACCCTGGATGCGCTGGTGGAGTCCGGCATGGACGCTCACCAGATGCGCGCCGACGTGTTCGCCTACGCGCCGCGGGGCTGA
- a CDS encoding NADPH:quinone oxidoreductase family protein encodes MKALLCKAFGPAATLVLEDVDSPRPKGNEVLIEVQAAGVNFPDTLIIEGKYQFKPPFPFSPGGEVAGLVSAVGDKVAHLKTGDRVMALTGWGGFAEQVAAPAYNVLPVPESMELNIAAAFGMTYGTSMHALRQRANLQPGETLLVLGAAGGVGLAAVEIGKAMGARVIAAASSAEKLEVARNAGADELINYSEQSLKDEVKRLTAGNGVDVIYDPVGGPLFEEAFRCMAWNGRFLVVGFAAGGGIPALPANLPLLKGASLVGVFWGSFAGRQPADNADNFRQLFAWHAEGKLKPLVSQTFPLERGGEAIAALGQRKAVGKLVVTVR; translated from the coding sequence ATGAAAGCACTGCTCTGCAAAGCCTTCGGCCCGGCCGCAACGCTGGTACTGGAGGATGTCGACAGCCCCCGCCCGAAAGGCAACGAGGTGCTGATCGAGGTGCAGGCCGCCGGGGTGAATTTCCCGGACACGCTGATCATCGAAGGCAAGTACCAGTTCAAACCGCCCTTCCCGTTCTCGCCCGGCGGCGAAGTCGCCGGCCTGGTCAGCGCCGTGGGCGACAAGGTCGCCCACCTGAAGACGGGCGACCGGGTGATGGCCCTGACAGGCTGGGGCGGCTTCGCCGAGCAGGTCGCCGCGCCGGCCTACAACGTGCTGCCGGTGCCCGAGAGCATGGAGCTGAACATCGCCGCCGCATTCGGCATGACCTACGGCACCTCGATGCATGCACTGCGCCAGCGCGCCAACCTGCAGCCCGGCGAAACCTTGCTGGTGCTCGGCGCAGCGGGCGGCGTCGGCCTGGCAGCGGTAGAGATCGGCAAGGCCATGGGCGCCCGGGTGATCGCCGCGGCCAGCAGCGCCGAGAAGCTTGAGGTAGCGCGCAACGCCGGCGCCGACGAGCTGATCAACTACAGCGAGCAGAGCCTCAAGGACGAGGTGAAAAGGCTCACAGCTGGCAATGGCGTGGACGTGATCTACGACCCGGTCGGCGGCCCGCTGTTCGAGGAAGCGTTTCGCTGCATGGCCTGGAACGGCCGCTTCCTGGTGGTGGGCTTCGCCGCAGGCGGCGGCATCCCGGCGCTGCCGGCCAACCTGCCGCTGCTCAAGGGTGCATCCCTGGTTGGCGTGTTCTGGGGTTCGTTCGCCGGGCGCCAGCCGGCGGACAACGCCGACAACTTCCGCCAGTTGTTCGCCTGGCATGCCGAGGGCAAGCTCAAGCCGCTGGTATCGCAGACCTTCCCGTTGGAACGCGGTGGCGAGGCGATCGCTGCCCTCGGCCAGCGCAAGGCCGTCGGCAAGCTGGTGGTGACCGTTCGCTGA
- a CDS encoding flagellar basal body-associated protein FliL has protein sequence MKTLITLLLACALSIPAFANEEKKEGEGEGAVPQVIYHSLTPALVGNFGAGPKLKYYKADVALRVTGADAEAKVTHHEPLIRNQLVMLFSQQTEENLATPDAKEKLRQEALKQVQQVLTDEEGQPLVEDLLFNNLILQG, from the coding sequence GTGAAAACCCTCATCACGCTTCTGCTTGCCTGCGCACTGTCGATCCCGGCGTTCGCCAACGAAGAAAAGAAGGAAGGCGAAGGTGAGGGCGCCGTGCCCCAGGTGATCTACCACAGCCTGACGCCCGCCCTGGTCGGCAACTTTGGTGCCGGGCCCAAGCTCAAGTACTACAAGGCCGATGTGGCACTGCGCGTTACCGGTGCCGACGCCGAGGCCAAGGTCACTCATCACGAGCCGCTGATCCGCAATCAGCTGGTGATGCTGTTTTCCCAGCAGACCGAAGAGAACCTGGCCACCCCGGATGCCAAGGAAAAACTGCGCCAGGAAGCCCTCAAGCAGGTGCAGCAGGTGCTGACCGACGAGGAAGGCCAGCCGCTGGTCGAGGACCTGCTGTTCAACAACCTGATCCTGCAGGGCTGA
- a CDS encoding EVE domain-containing protein, producing the protein MPFWLMKSEPDELSIHDLQRLGKTRWDGVRNYQARNFIRSMQAGDQVLFYHSSCPQPGVAGIARIEGKPYPDPAALDPQSHYFDAKASADKNPWTAIDVSFVEAFRQVIPLAELKAQTALAELALVHKGSRLSVMPVTEAQWTAILLLK; encoded by the coding sequence ATGCCCTTTTGGCTGATGAAATCCGAACCCGACGAACTGTCCATCCATGACCTGCAGCGCCTGGGCAAGACCCGCTGGGATGGCGTGCGCAATTACCAGGCGCGCAACTTCATCCGCAGCATGCAGGCCGGCGATCAGGTCCTGTTCTATCACTCCAGCTGCCCGCAGCCTGGCGTGGCCGGCATCGCCCGGATAGAAGGCAAGCCCTACCCGGATCCCGCCGCGCTGGACCCACAGAGCCATTACTTCGATGCCAAGGCCAGCGCCGACAAGAACCCATGGACGGCCATCGACGTAAGCTTCGTGGAGGCGTTCAGGCAGGTCATTCCCCTAGCCGAACTGAAGGCGCAAACGGCGCTGGCAGAGCTGGCCTTGGTGCACAAAGGCAGTCGCCTGTCGGTGATGCCGGTTACCGAAGCGCAGTGGACGGCGATCCTGCTGCTGAAGTGA
- a CDS encoding 5-formyltetrahydrofolate cyclo-ligase, with protein MIEASNLTRAQLRRTLRKTRRELPRAAQRQAAAALYRQVAQHPLFRRARSVALYLANDGEIDPHLLVKAAHARGKQVYLPVLKSWPRTSMVFQRLDAHEKLAANRFGIPEPRRNGKRQRKIWTLDLMLLPLVGFDQHGGRLGMGGGFYDRSLAYRALRKNWHKPTLLGLAHRCQQVDRLAMASWDVPLDATVTDGGWY; from the coding sequence ATGATCGAAGCCAGCAACCTGACCCGCGCCCAGCTGCGCCGCACGCTACGCAAGACCCGCCGCGAACTGCCCAGGGCCGCGCAACGCCAGGCGGCCGCAGCGCTGTATCGCCAAGTGGCCCAGCACCCGCTCTTTCGCCGCGCGCGCAGCGTCGCCCTGTACCTGGCCAATGATGGTGAGATCGACCCGCACCTGCTGGTCAAAGCCGCCCATGCCCGCGGCAAGCAGGTGTACCTGCCGGTACTGAAATCCTGGCCGCGCACCAGCATGGTGTTCCAGCGTCTCGATGCGCACGAAAAACTGGCGGCCAACCGTTTCGGGATTCCCGAACCGCGCCGCAACGGCAAGCGTCAGCGCAAGATATGGACGCTGGACCTGATGCTATTGCCCCTGGTGGGCTTCGATCAGCATGGCGGTCGGCTCGGTATGGGCGGCGGCTTCTACGATCGCAGCCTGGCCTATCGGGCGCTGCGCAAAAATTGGCACAAACCGACACTGCTCGGGCTGGCCCACCGCTGCCAGCAGGTGGACAGACTGGCCATGGCCAGCTGGGACGTACCCCTGGATGCCACCGTGACCGATGGCGGCTGGTACTAG